A genome region from Cutaneotrichosporon cavernicola HIS019 DNA, chromosome: 5 includes the following:
- a CDS encoding uncharacterized protein (glycosyl transferase) — MKFLAVTCGTEGDTRPMAALCRALMDAGHDVRLLADASTLHFADGLGLSTRALAGDIRDALKDIRLSDTPFVLTALANDHANEWLDVILDEAPRCDAIIVSGLTAFVGLSAGEVTGIKIIGAMLIPLTPTRAFGMPFFPIALPKFLNPLSHTLLNNLVWATMRKATNIARKLHGLPPRGITVWSGHPMAYGVSPALLPRPPDYPANAWHTGQWVPPRGGYSPPADLTAFLEAGEKPIYVGFGSMAGFDPTLLHKVVVGAVGERRAIFSRGWSTVDTASLPPNIFLIDSVPHDWLLPHCAMAVHHGGSGTTHSTCAAGIPSIILSFGFDQSFWARHMVELGIADEVLDVHVVTRDQLFAAIAFADGPVAQEKARALGEAMRKEDGLSVAVELIEGIART, encoded by the coding sequence ATGAAGTTCCTCGCAGTCACCTGTGGCACCGAAGGCGACACCCGACCCATGGCGGCGCTGTGTCGCGCCCTCATGGACGCCGGGCACGACGTCCGTCTGCTGGCAGACGCCTCGACACTCCATTTCGCCGAcggcttgggcttgtcTACCCGCGCGTTGGCAGGCGACATACGTGACGCGTTAAAAGACATACGACTAAGCGACACGCCGTTCGTTCTCACAGCTCTCGCGAACGATCATGCCAACGAGTGGCTCGACGTGATCCTCGACGAAGCGCCCAGGTGCGACGCTATTATCGTCTCGGGGCTCACGGCGTTTGTTGGCCTCTCGGCCGGAGAAGTCACAGGCATCAAGATCATTGGGGCTATGCTAATTCCCCTTACGCCCACGCGCGCGTTTGGCATGCCATTCTTCCCCATTGCCTTACCAAAGTTTCTCAACCCCCTCTCGCACACCCTCCTCAACAATTTGGTCTGGGCCACAATGAGGAAAGCGACCAACATTGCGAGGAAACTACATGGTCTCCCACCACGAGGGATAACTGTGTGGAGCGGGCACCCGATGGCGTACGGCGTATCACCCGCACTACTACCCCGCCCACCAGACTACCCAGCGAACGCGTGGCACACAGGACAATGGGTGCCACCCCGAGGCGGATATTCGCCTCCGGCCGACCTAACCGCGTTCCTCGAGGCTGGCGAGAAGCCAATCTATGTCGGATTCGGGAGCATGGCTGGCTTTGACCCGACACTTCTCCACAAGGTCGTGGTTGGTGCAGTCGGTGAGCGCCGAGCTATCTTTTCCCGCGGCTGGAGCACAGTCGACACGGCATCCCTTCCGCCAAACATATTCCTCATTGACTCGGTGCCACACGACTGGCTATTGCCTCACTGTGCGATGGCCGTCCACCACGGCGGCAGTGGAACGACACACTCGACTTGCGCCGCTGGTATTCCTTCCATCATCCTTTCGTTTGGCTTTGACCAATCGTTCTGGGCGCGCCACATGGTGGAACTAGGCAtcgcggacgaggtgctcgacgtGCACGTGGTCACGAGGGATCAACTATTCGCGGCGATTGCGTTTGCAGACGGGCCAGTGGCCCAGGAGAAGGCGCGGGCATTAGGTGAGGCCATGCGCAAGGAGGATGGGTTGAGTGTGGCTGTCGAGTTGATCGAGGGGATTGCGCGTACATAG
- a CDS encoding uncharacterized protein (DNA helicase) — MAALLETRPPTEGELDAFLSRHEELLASEREEEEEQTRLINSNCSPKLLESKGLALGSLGVASISVGLGGKTLVELCRPIAYNVDTELPPHTFRNGDPARIEELVPEKKGKKKDEGAGVDGVVYRVGRDKIVVAASEGDVELPERLRLVKLANSATYDRMRRTLEHLRRLVLPGDATPNATNWPMINALLGVSPPTWSRIPLPLDGGEMRWFSSRLNDSQKEAIDFCLRADTLACIHGPPGTGKTHTLIEVIFQLLARPAGPETNQPPRILVTTPSNLALDNLLLRLHTLAQTPEYAGLLPPGSILRLGHPTRVHRDLVRETLDWRAANGDDGALVRDVGREIEGHLSDLGKKRGDKGAVKGRERGKKWQDVRELRKEYRQREARVVTNTVRAARVVLATCHTAGARQLNNMQFDVAIVDEATQAVEAVCWVPILKAKKLILAGDPQQLPPTILSKDKKGKRNEKGKEKGKEQEKTKGRGKGDTNASKVGTKEAEVASEAKDEDGPESDNGSLGDGDEPVAETSKKLAATTVDAKSLRPPRTLETTLFDRLERLYGPGIKRVLKVQYRMNERIAAFPSAELYGGELVSDPSVAHRTLLDLPTAATSEDARDVLEHPVVFFDTDGCEFYERAEADGIKSLGEGSKANENEAAIVASWARRLVSHGVPPAEVGIVVPYQAQVALLASMLRDEFPEMTIGTVDGLQGQERDAVILSLVRSNATGEVGFLGEYRRLNVAMTRPRMQLCVVGDSNTVAKGSAYLKKWMAWLEENADVRYAGDEV, encoded by the exons ATGGCGGCTCTCCTCGAGACGCGCCCTCCGACCGAGGGTGAACTCGATGCCTTCCTCTCCCGTCAtgaggagctcctcgctTCTGAAcgcgaagaggaggaggaacagACCCGCCTGATCAACAGTAACTGCTCTCCGAAGCTACTAGAGTCCAAGGGTCTGGCACTCGGAAGTTTGGGGGTAGCGAGCATCTCCGTCGGCTTGGGAGGAAAGAC gctcgtcgagctgtgCCGCCCCATTGCGTACAATGTCGACACGGAGCTGCCGCCACATACGTTCCGCAACGGTGACCCGGCGCgcatcgaggagctcgtcccggagaagaaggggaagaagaaggacgagggggCTGGagtcgacggcgtcgtgTACCGT gtgGGGCGGGACAAGATCGTAGTTGCTgcgagcgagggcgacgtcgagctcccaGAACGTCTGCGGTT agTCAAGCTGGCGAACTCGGCCACGTATGACCGTATGCGCCGCAcgctcgagcacctccgccgcctAGTCCTACCCGGAGACGCGACGCCAAACGCCACCAATTGGCCGATGATCAATGCGTTGCTAGGGGTATCGCCACCGACATGGTCACGCATCCCACTGCCCCTTGACGGCGGGGAGATGCGCTGGTTCAGCTCCCGACTTAACGACAGCCAGAAGGAGGCGATCGATTTCTGCTTGCGCGCCGACACACTTGCGTGTATCCACGGCCCGCCTGGC ACGGGCAAGACACACACGTTGATTGAGGTTATTttccagctcctcgcgcgccccGCCGGCCCCGAGACAAATCAGCCGCCACGCATCCTCGTCACGACGCCCAGTaacctcgccctcgacaaTTTGCTGCTACGCCTGCACACACTCGCCCAGACACCCGAGTATGCTGGTCTACTGCCGCCCGGGTCCATTCTGCGGTTGGGACACCCGACGCGCGTGCATCGCGACCTGGTGCGGGAGACACTCGATTGGCGCGCGGCCAACGGGGACGatggcgcgctcgtccgTGATGTCGGAAGGGAAATTGAGGGCCACCTCTCTGATCTGGGAAAGAAGCGAGGCGACAAGGGCGCCGTCAAGGGCCGCGAGCGGGGTAAGAAATGGCAGGacgtgcgcgagctgcgtAAGGAGTACCgccagcgcgaggccaGAGTCGTCACGAACACGGTTCGAGCGGCACGTGTCGTGCTCGCCACGTGCCACACTGCTGGCGCACGGCAGCTCAACAACATGCAGTTTGACGTGGCTATCGTGGACGAAGCGACgcaggcggtcgaggccgtgTGCTGGGTCCCGATACTCAAGGCTAAGAAACTCATTCTTGCGGGTGACCCACAGCAGCTCCCCCCGACGATCTTgagcaaggacaagaagggGAAGCGCAATGAGAaagggaaggagaaggggaaggAGCAGGAGAAGACGAAGGGAAGGGGAAAGGGTGACACGAATGCCTCGAAGGTAGGCACaaaggaggccgaggtggccagtgaggccaaggacgaggatgggcCAGAAAGTGACAATGGCAGCTTGGGGGACGGAGATGAGCCTGTGGCCGAGACCAGCAAGAAGCTCGCTGCGACCACTGTCGACGCCAAATCGCTCCGCCCACCACGCACGCTCGAGACGACGCTCTtcgaccgcctcgagcgcttGTATGGGCCAGGTATCAAGCGCGTGCTGAAGGTGCAGTACCG GATGAACGAGCGCATCGCAGCCTTCCCCAGCGCAGAGCTgtacggcggcgagcttgtcTCCGACCCCTCCGTCGCGCATCGCACGCTACTCGACCTCCCCACCGCAGCCACCTCGGAAGACGCACGCGACGTCCTGGAACACCCAGTCGTGTTCTTCGACACTGATGGGTGCGAGTTCTACGAGCGTGCCGAAGCGGACGGGATCAAGTCCCTTGGGGAGGGGAGTAAGGCGAACGAGAACGAGGCAGCTATCGTGGCCAGCTGGGCCCGGCGGCTGGTATCGCACGGCGTCCCACCAGCCGAGGTGGGAATAGTCGTACCATACCAGGCTCAGGTAGCCTTGCTGGCGAGCATGCTCCGCGACGAGTTCCCCGAGATGACGATTGGGACAGTTGACGGGCTGCAGGGAcaggagcgcgacgcggtcATATTGAGTCTGGTGCGGTCTAATGCGACTGGCGAGGTGGGATTCTTGGGCGAGTATCGGCGGTTGAACGTCGCCATGACGCGGCCTCGTATGCAGCTG TGCGTGGTTGGCGACTCGAATACCGTCGCCAAGGGCAGCGCATATCTCAAGAAGTGGATGGCGTGGCTCGAAGAGAACGCTGACGTGCGGTATGCCGGGGACGAGGTGTAG